Within the Portunus trituberculatus isolate SZX2019 chromosome 26, ASM1759143v1, whole genome shotgun sequence genome, the region aaatgtgtgtgtgtgtgtgtgtgtgtgtgtgtgtgtaaacagaaTAGGATACaaagaaggaacacacacacacacacacacacacaggtcacacaGCCTGAGTTTTCAAGTATTCATTAAAGtgcattattattgtgtgtgtgtgtgtgtgtgtgtgtgtgtgtgtgtgtgtgtgtgtgtgtgtgtgtgtgtgtgtgtgtgtgtgtgtctctctctctctctctttcttttatcagtttGCATatttaattaatctctctctctctctctctctttgtttgtgtgtcttattgcttctctctctctctctctctctctctctctctctaaaatcccTCCtctcaaacagacagacacacacacagacagacagacacacacagacagacagacacacacacacacagacacacagcttttaaattaataataaaaatgcattCTTGTAAAATTTTCCATATAAATAAGACTTGAGAAAaatatgcgtgtgtgtatgtatgtatgtctgtgtaggAATTtagaacgcacacacacacacacacacacacacacacacacacacagacagaccaaTATACACATTAATGAATTTTTCAGTTAATATAATTTCCTAATGTATTTTTCACAGCTAATTTTGTATAAGATAGATTTGAAAGGCGATGGTTGCATTAGAGTtgcatagaaggaggaggaggaggaggaggaggaggaggaggaggaggaggaggaggaggaggaggaggaggaggaggaggaggagcaggaggaggacaggttggtatatatatatgtgtgtgtttgtagtatttctcctcctcctcctcctccttcttcttcttctttttgggtGGTTTAAAATGtagcttgtcctcctcctcctcctcctcctcttcctcctcctcctcttcttcttcttcttcttgcaggGAATATAGtaaaatcttcctcttcctcttcttcttggttTAAAATTGTCATAAAaagtcgtcttcttcttcttcttcttcttcttcctcctccttcttcttcttcttctcttcctcttgttcttcctttttcattctcaattttccttccttcctcctcttcctcttcctcctcctcctcttttattcttccatttattctccttccacctccaccaccatcaccaccacctcctcctcctcctcttaatgttACTCTCCTCTACTTCTCCACTTCAAACACCACtagtcaacaccacaacaccatcaccacctccttctcctccttctgttccttcttcttgtcttcctcctcctcctcctcctcctccagtttgctaaattttctcgtcacttcaaCACCACTAGTCATCACCACgctacaccactacaccacttcacaacaccacatccagtcagcttccctcctcttcctcttcttcttcttcttcttcaaaggactcttcttcctcctcctcttctccacaaCACccagatttcctcctcctcctcctcctctttccatctttccaccTCAACACCAGTCAACACCACACAGTCAGTCAACACCACGACACAGTCAGATTTCCACCTCCTGCTAACATTCCTTCTCCAGTTTGTATAGTTCCATTGTCCACGATTTTTCTCAACACCACCtcaacatcacaacaccacacccaGGGGCCCACACACCCCCCAAGCACCCCCTCACTTAATGGATGACTGGGAATTCTGGTTCTCATCAGTATTATCTTTAAAGAATCCTTGTCGTTTCTTGCACTCTCGAATAGTGACAGTGATGAGATTCGCAGTGACGTCGGTGATAAAGATCTCATCAGCCAAAGGGTTCCGCTGGTACCAGTAGCTGGGGTCGGGCGCCACTAGGACCTGTGGGGGGGTGTGAGGTTAGTTTGGGGTGTTCTGGAGTGATTTGGGGTGTGAaattgtgtttttgtgggggttttggggtgaaatgtgagttttttggtgttttgaagtgtttttggggtgttttagggtgttttggggtgatttagggtgttttggggagtttttggggtgaaatgtgtgttttttatgttttgggggtatttttggggtattttgtgCATTTTGGGGTATATTgggatattttctttagtgttttggagcattttggggtgttttggggttccGCTGGTACCAGTAGCTGGGGTCGGGCGCCACTAGGACCTGTGGGGGTGTGAGGTTAGTTTGGGGTGTTCTGGGGTGATTTGGGGTGTgaaatgggtgtttttgtgggggttttggggtgaaatgtgagttttttggtgtttttgaagtgttttgggtgttttggggtgaaatgtgtgttttatgttttggggtattttggggtgttttgtgcaTTTTGGGGTATATTAGGgtatttttttagtgttttggggcattttggggtgtttttggggtttcGCTGGTACCAGTAGCTGGGGTCGGGCGCCACTAGGACCTGTGGGGAGGTGTGAGGTTAGCTTGGGGTGATTTGGGGTGTGAaattgtgtttttgtgggggttttggggtgaaatatgggttttttggtgtttttgaggtgtttttgggtgttttggggtgatttggggtgttttggggtgaaatgtgggtttttaggtgtttttggggtattttaggGTGATTTGTGCATTTGAGTGTATTAGGgtaatttggggtgttttggggtgaaatgtgttatttttgtgttttggggtgtttgagcaTTTTCAGGGTGTATTGGGTATTTCTTtagtgttttggggcattttggggtgattaggggtgttttggggtgaaatgtgggtgttttgggggttccGCTGGTACCAGTAGCTGGGGTCGGGCGCCACTAGGACCTGTGGGGGGGTGTGAGGTTAGCTTGGGGTGTTCTGGGGTGATTTGGGATGTgaaattggtgtttttgtgggggttttggggtgaaatgtgggttttttggtgttttagagGTGTTTTGTGCATTTTGGGGGTGTattggggtgtttgaggtgatttagggtgttttggggtgtttttggggtgaaatgtgtgttttggtgttttggggtattttggggtgtttgtgtaTATTAGGTGTATTAggagtattttggggtgttttgtggttttggGGTGGGTTGGGGTGTTGGAAgcagttttggtgtgttttagggttttAAGGGGTGTTTAGGGTGAAATCTgctgtttttggggtgttttggggtgtgttgtgggtgtttttggggtgaatTAGAGTGAAATGCAGGTCTCTGGGGTGATATAAACTGTTTGGGGGTGTTCGAGAGGAAAAATGTGCTTGCAAGGactttttggggtgtgtttctGGGGTGTCTTTGGGGTGAATTCTGTTTTGCGGCCAGATGCCATGAGGACCTGTGGGGTGTTGTTGGGTTTCATTAgggtgttctggggtgtttgaGGGGTGAATTGACAGCTTCATGGGGTGTTCTGGTGAAATTTAAGGGGTGAAATTTCTAGGGGTGAAAAATAAGGGTTCTTTCatgattttggggtgtttgggaaGGTTAAGAATGTTTTCAAGGATTGTGGGGTGAACTGTGGGTTTTTTGGGGTGAAATGtgggttttttggggttttggggtgAAATGTtgggtttttttggggtgttttgggatgaaatgtgttttggggtgttttggggtgaaatgtgggttttggggtgttttggggtgaaatgtgggtgttttggggtgaactgtgggttttggggtgttttggggtgtattaAATTGTGTCCAGCACCTCGAAGACCTGTGGGGTGGTGCGGGGTTGAACTGGGGTGCTTacaggggtgttttggggtgaaatGAAGATATTTAATAGTTTTGGGGTGTATTGGAGATGTTGGGAAtattttgggggtgttttggggtgaacGAAgggattttaaggatgttttggggtgtattgGGCGTACTATTGGGGTgaaatgtgtttttaagggtgttttgaagtgtattGTGGGTATTACAAGTATTTT harbors:
- the LOC123509245 gene encoding chromobox protein homolog 2-like, producing the protein MASGRKTEFTPKTPQKHTPKSPCKHIFPLEHPQTVYITPETCPSGARPQLLVLVAPDPSYWYQRNPKNTPKCPSGARPQLLVLVAPDPSYWYQRNPLADEIFITDVTANLITVTIRECKKRQGFFKDNTDENQNSQSSIK